In Rhizobium sp. WSM4643, the following are encoded in one genomic region:
- a CDS encoding type II secretion system F family protein: MSQDFAATLTNPSMLIALFVAIAVFATFYTIAIPFFERGDLNKRMKAVSTEREQIRARERARMNTETGAGKASLRNQNNRSVRQIVERFNLRKALVDENTVNKLRAAGFRSENALNTFLVARFLLPFLFLTLAAVWVFGLGNLAERGMPIRLFAIIGVGYLGFYAPNIYISNRMGKRQHSIKRAWPDALDLMLICVESGISIEAAMRRVSEELGEQSPALAEEMVLTTAELSFLPDRRVALDNLATRTQIELVRSVTQALIQADRYGTPVAQALRVLAQEGRDERMNEAEKKAAALPPKLTVPMILFFLPVLIAVILGPAGIQVSDKF; this comes from the coding sequence ATGTCGCAGGACTTTGCCGCAACGCTGACCAATCCGAGCATGCTGATCGCGCTCTTCGTCGCGATCGCCGTCTTCGCCACCTTTTATACGATCGCCATCCCCTTCTTCGAACGCGGCGATCTGAACAAGCGCATGAAGGCGGTTTCGACCGAACGCGAGCAGATCCGTGCCCGCGAACGCGCCCGCATGAACACCGAAACCGGCGCTGGCAAGGCCTCGCTCAGGAACCAGAACAACCGCTCGGTCCGTCAGATCGTCGAGCGCTTCAATCTGCGCAAGGCGCTGGTCGACGAAAACACGGTCAACAAGCTGCGTGCCGCCGGTTTCCGCTCGGAGAATGCGCTGAATACCTTTCTCGTGGCGCGTTTCCTGTTGCCCTTCCTTTTTCTGACGCTTGCCGCCGTTTGGGTCTTCGGCCTCGGCAATCTCGCCGAAAGGGGCATGCCGATCCGCCTCTTCGCCATCATCGGCGTCGGTTATCTCGGCTTCTACGCCCCGAACATCTATATCTCGAACCGCATGGGCAAGCGCCAGCACTCGATCAAGCGCGCCTGGCCGGATGCGCTGGACCTGATGCTGATCTGCGTCGAATCCGGCATCTCGATCGAGGCTGCGATGCGTCGCGTGTCGGAAGAGCTCGGCGAGCAGTCGCCGGCGCTCGCCGAGGAGATGGTGCTGACCACGGCCGAGCTCTCCTTCCTGCCGGATCGCCGCGTGGCGCTCGACAATCTTGCGACGCGCACCCAGATCGAGCTGGTGCGTTCGGTGACACAGGCGCTGATCCAGGCCGATCGCTACGGCACGCCGGTCGCGCAGGCACTGCGCGTTCTCGCCCAGGAAGGACGCGACGAACGGATGAACGAGGCGGAAAAGAAGGCGGCCGCCCTGCCGCCGAAACTGACGGTGCCGATGATCCTGTTCTTTCTGCCGGTGCTGATCGCCGTCATTCTCGGTCCGGCTGGCATCCAGGTGTCCGACAAGTTCTGA
- a CDS encoding LysE family translocator has translation MSSAGIFISIMAALAVGAMSPGPSFVVVSRIAISRSRLDGLAAALGMGVGGVVFAVLALAGLTALLSQFEWLYVLLKVAGGAYLVYIAVNIWRNAGQPLEVSDTVDVNPAPRLSFMTALLTQLSNPKTIIVYASIFAALLPRTVPLSLIVALPLGVFVLEAGWYSIVAFAFSARHPRRLYLAAKSWIDRSAGVVMAGLGLRLILAGVSDR, from the coding sequence ATGTCTTCTGCGGGCATTTTCATCAGCATCATGGCAGCCTTGGCCGTCGGCGCGATGAGCCCCGGCCCGAGCTTCGTCGTCGTCTCCAGGATCGCCATCTCGCGCTCGAGGCTGGATGGCCTTGCGGCCGCACTCGGCATGGGCGTCGGCGGTGTCGTTTTTGCCGTGCTGGCGCTTGCCGGGCTGACGGCGCTGCTGTCTCAGTTCGAATGGCTCTATGTCCTGCTGAAGGTCGCAGGCGGCGCCTATCTCGTCTATATCGCCGTCAATATCTGGAGGAACGCCGGTCAGCCGCTCGAGGTCTCCGACACCGTCGACGTCAATCCTGCGCCGAGGCTGAGCTTCATGACCGCGCTGCTGACCCAACTCAGCAACCCGAAGACCATCATCGTCTATGCCAGCATCTTTGCCGCACTTTTACCGAGGACGGTGCCGCTCAGTCTCATCGTCGCGCTGCCGCTCGGCGTCTTCGTCTTGGAGGCGGGGTGGTATTCGATCGTGGCCTTCGCTTTTTCGGCCCGCCACCCGCGGCGGCTCTATCTTGCAGCCAAGAGCTGGATCGACCGCAGCGCGGGTGTCGTCATGGCCGGCCTCGGGCTCCGGCTCATTCTCGCGGGCGTAAGTGATCGATAG
- a CDS encoding tetratricopeptide repeat protein, translated as MPASLTTIFTNRILQGAAASLLVLALAGCSTTKDRMTTGSVPKLSKPVDEMDATELRSATDRLGQAYEKNPRDPVTGVNYANLLRMNGRDTQALAVMQQVAIANPGDRNVLAAYGKAQAAAGQFQQALDTIGRAQTPDRPDWKLVSAQGAILDQMGRASEARQRYRDALDIQPNEPSILSNLGMSYVLTGDLRTAETYLRSAASQPTADSRIRQNLALVVGLQGRFPEAEQIARRELSPQQADANVAYLRGMLSQPNSWQKLAAKDKTPGAADGSNTN; from the coding sequence ATGCCTGCCTCGCTCACCACCATATTCACGAATCGTATCCTGCAGGGCGCTGCGGCCTCGCTGCTCGTCCTGGCGCTTGCCGGCTGCTCGACGACCAAGGACCGGATGACAACGGGCTCGGTGCCGAAACTCAGCAAGCCGGTTGACGAGATGGACGCGACCGAGCTGCGCTCGGCGACGGATCGGCTCGGCCAGGCCTATGAAAAGAACCCGCGCGATCCCGTCACCGGCGTCAATTATGCCAATCTGCTGCGCATGAACGGCCGTGACACGCAGGCGCTCGCCGTCATGCAGCAGGTGGCGATCGCCAATCCCGGCGACCGCAACGTGCTCGCCGCCTACGGCAAGGCGCAGGCGGCGGCCGGCCAGTTCCAGCAGGCGCTCGACACGATCGGCCGCGCCCAGACACCGGATCGTCCGGACTGGAAGCTGGTCTCGGCCCAAGGCGCGATCCTCGACCAGATGGGCCGGGCAAGCGAGGCCCGGCAGCGCTACCGCGACGCGCTCGATATCCAGCCGAACGAGCCCTCCATCCTTTCCAACCTCGGCATGTCCTACGTGCTGACCGGCGATCTGCGCACGGCCGAAACCTATCTGCGCTCCGCCGCCAGCCAGCCGACGGCCGACAGCCGCATCAGGCAGAACCTTGCCCTCGTCGTCGGTCTGCAAGGACGTTTCCCGGAAGCCGAGCAGATCGCGCGGCGCGAACTTTCGCCGCAACAGGCCGATGCCAATGTCGCCTATCTCAGAGGCATGCTCTCACAGCCAAATTCCTGGCAGAAACTCGCCGCCAAGGACAAGACGCCGGGCGCAGCGGACGGCAGCAATACCAACTGA
- a CDS encoding leucyl aminopeptidase family protein, protein MAPYQFIERPTPFNTKGGSTLPIFAVTPAHIETGTIDPIALDWAQRAGYKAESGSLLLIPTAEGHLGGALYGLGTNPSEQPYITGRLARALPAGDWHIETAPLTANRLALGFGLGSYRFDRYKSEKSAAATLMIPRDADAADIKRQLAGVFLARDLINTPTNDMGPNQLEAVFRGLAEHYKAEISVITGDDLLTQNFPLVHTVGRASADAPRLLELRWGKKGHRKVTLVGKGVCFDTGGLDIKPAASMLLMKKDMGGAANVMGLALMIMDAKLKVDLRVIVPVVENAISSNAFRPGDIYRSRKGLTVQIDNTDAEGRLILADALAYADEEEPELLIDMATLTGAARVALGPDLPPFFTDDANLAHDLTEASLETDDPLWRLPLYSGYEKDIRTKFADLTNAPAGGMAGAITAALFLKRFVSKAKSWVHFDIFGWAPSERPHSPGGGEAQAIRALFHHIRESLR, encoded by the coding sequence ATGGCCCCCTATCAGTTCATCGAGAGACCGACTCCTTTCAACACGAAGGGCGGTTCGACGCTGCCGATCTTTGCCGTCACGCCTGCCCATATCGAGACCGGTACGATCGATCCGATCGCCCTCGATTGGGCGCAGAGGGCAGGCTACAAGGCCGAAAGCGGGTCGCTGCTGCTGATCCCGACGGCTGAAGGCCATCTCGGCGGCGCGCTTTACGGCCTCGGCACCAATCCATCCGAGCAGCCTTACATCACCGGCAGGCTCGCCCGCGCGCTGCCGGCCGGCGACTGGCACATCGAGACCGCGCCGCTGACGGCAAATCGCCTGGCGCTCGGCTTCGGGCTCGGCAGCTACCGTTTCGACCGTTACAAATCCGAAAAATCGGCGGCGGCGACGCTGATGATCCCCCGCGATGCCGACGCCGCCGACATCAAGCGCCAGCTTGCCGGCGTCTTTCTTGCCCGTGACCTGATTAATACGCCGACGAATGACATGGGCCCGAACCAACTCGAGGCCGTTTTCCGTGGCCTGGCCGAACATTACAAGGCGGAGATATCGGTGATTACGGGCGACGACCTGCTCACACAAAACTTCCCGCTGGTCCATACCGTCGGCCGCGCCAGCGCCGATGCGCCGCGCCTTCTCGAACTGCGCTGGGGCAAGAAGGGCCATCGCAAGGTGACGCTCGTCGGCAAGGGCGTCTGCTTCGACACCGGCGGTCTCGACATCAAGCCTGCCGCCTCCATGTTGCTGATGAAGAAAGACATGGGCGGCGCGGCGAATGTCATGGGGCTTGCCCTGATGATCATGGACGCCAAGCTGAAGGTCGACCTACGTGTTATCGTGCCGGTCGTCGAAAACGCGATCTCGTCCAACGCTTTTCGGCCCGGCGACATCTACCGCAGCCGCAAAGGCCTGACCGTCCAGATCGACAATACCGACGCCGAAGGCCGTCTGATCCTTGCCGATGCGCTTGCCTACGCCGATGAGGAAGAGCCCGAGCTCTTGATCGACATGGCGACGCTGACCGGCGCCGCCCGCGTTGCTCTCGGTCCGGACCTCCCGCCCTTCTTCACCGATGACGCCAATCTGGCGCATGACCTGACCGAAGCGAGCCTGGAAACCGACGATCCGCTCTGGCGCCTGCCGCTCTATTCCGGCTACGAAAAGGACATCCGCACCAAGTTCGCCGACCTTACCAACGCACCCGCCGGCGGTATGGCCGGTGCGATCACTGCGGCCCTCTTCCTCAAGCGTTTCGTCAGCAAGGCGAAGAGCTGGGTGCATTTCGATATCTTCGGCTGGGCTCCGTCCGAACGGCCGCATTCGCCGGGCGGCGGCGAGGCACAAGCGATCCGCGCGCTCTTTCACCATATCCGCGAAAGCCTGCGCTGA